In one window of Sardina pilchardus chromosome 23, fSarPil1.1, whole genome shotgun sequence DNA:
- the si:dkey-1h24.6 gene encoding uncharacterized protein si:dkey-1h24.6, translating into MDRGMAAMRLWVFAVHVCLNVICQAKTEDYRPCEGCRNFSMPCPPMGGDERTINLTRNGKRLHFLNYGSTNQTLTQPTTVLSTREFIQHINKSDKTSYFSISQMNINSSGFYACEVCILYPPPTSCKCNSEVVVFLENSCPSEKPPVEGTVPPHCPSLIPDHRHIPLLVALGLVTLYGLLLTPVTFKFWRASRKSQFQDHDYINMRLFGRGKYNGVQHPVHPGKH; encoded by the exons ATGGATAGAGGAATGGCTGCCATGAGGCTCTGGGTTTTTGCTGTTCACGTTTGTCTTAATGTGATTTGCCAGGCTAAAACGGAGGATTACCGTCCATGTGAAG GCTGTAGGAACTTCTCGATGCCATGCCCTCCCATGGGCGGTGATGAGAGGACCATCAATCTCACCAGAAACGGAAAACGTCTGCACTTTTTGAACTATGGCAGCACTAATCAGACTCTGACTCAGCCCACTACGGTCCTCAGCACCAGAGAGTTCATCCAGCACATAAACAAATCGGATAAAACGTCTTACTTCTCGATTTCGCAAATGAACATCAATTCCTCCGGGTTCTACGCTTGTGAGGTCTGTATCCTCTACCCGCCACCAACCTCCTGTAAATGCAACTCAGAAGTCGTTGTGTTCCTAG AGAACAGCTGTCCTTCTGAGAAGCCTCCTGTGGAAGGGACCGTCCCGCCACATTGCCCAAGCCTTATCCCTGACCACAGACACATCCCTCTCCTGGTGGCTCTCGGCTTGGTCACCCTCTACGGTCTCCTCCTCACCCCGGTCACCTTCAAATTCTGG AGAGCATCGAGAAAGTCACAATTTCAGGATCACGACTACATAAACATGAGACTGTTTGGCCGGGGCAAGTACAATGGGGTTCAGCACCCAGTCCACCCAGGAAAGCATTAA